From a single Xyrauchen texanus isolate HMW12.3.18 chromosome 26, RBS_HiC_50CHRs, whole genome shotgun sequence genomic region:
- the tnfaip8l2a gene encoding tumor necrosis factor, alpha-induced protein 8-like protein 2 A: MEAFSSKDMAMKAQKKILSHMASKSMVHMFIDDNSSEVLDELYRVSKEHTGNRTEAQKVVKNMIKIAVKVGVLFRHEKFSPEELSLAQDFRKKLHHGAMTAISFQEVEFTFDKTVMTELLSECRDLMLKLVEKHLTAKSLDRIRHVFNHYSDPELLTHLYEPQGTLWPNLTKICSGLNRMIEEGKL; this comes from the exons ATGGAGGCGTTCAGCTCCAAGGACATGGCAATGAAGGCCCAGAAGAAGATCCTGAGTCACATGGCCAGTAAGTCCATGGTTCACATGTTCATCGACGACAACAGCAGTGAAGTTCTGGACGAGCTATACCGCGTCTCGAAAGAGCACACAGGAAACCGCACCGAGGCGCAGAAGGTGGTGAAGAACATGATCAAAATCGCTGTGAAGGTTGGCGTTCTGTTCCGACACGAGAAGTTCAGTCCAGAAGAGCTGAGTCTCGCACAAGACTTCAGGAAAAAACTCCATCATGGAGCCATGACGGCCATCAGCTTCCAGGAG gtgGAGTTCACGTTTGATAAGACTGTAATGACGGAGCTGCTGTCAGAATGTCGTGATTTAATGCTGAAGCTGGTTGAGAAGCACCTGACGGCGAAGTCTCTGGACCGCATCAGACACGTATTTAATCATTACTCTGACCCTGAGCTCCTCACACACCTGTACGAGCCGCAGGGGACGCTGTGGCCAAATCTCACCAAGATCTGCAGCGGACTCAACCGCATGATAGAGGAGGGCAAACTCTGA
- the dus3l gene encoding LOW QUALITY PROTEIN: tRNA-dihydrouridine(47) synthase [NAD(P)(+)]-like (The sequence of the model RefSeq protein was modified relative to this genomic sequence to represent the inferred CDS: deleted 1 base in 1 codon) — protein MDSAVEAEKGCASIKEQFLTTKEKFHEFLESGWQRQKGGEVDRDTEEPSGEPEQKRMKLDTDDLQDGDRKEKKRMRGQNKSRPHMKPNSYEDRRLCPSISQERETKCVYGDKCRFIHDVAEYMSTKAQDLGEQCYLYNTFGKCHYGVTCRFAKAHVSPEFKNLVNEDLHKSFTDRVMVRNHLDKELQKRLRKKQVCFKGTDAYLKTINKGKKPDNKSRDECRDVKAEETQSCSGDPSTGQETQNCAVPPVKTMGPITDADIIKLRPCEKKQVDFRDKLYLAPLTTCGNLPFRRVCKRFGADITCGEMAMCTNLLQGQSSEWALLKRHESEDLFGVQLEGCFPDTMTRCAELLNQNIDVDFVDINSGCPIDLVYKKGGGCGLMTRTNKFEQIVRGMNSVLDIPLTVKIRTGVQQNSNIAHKLIPELKKWGVSLITLHGRSREQRYTKLADWDYINTCSKLATPVPLFGNGDILSYEDAMKARETGVSGIMLARGALIKPWLFTEIKESRHWDISSGERLDILRDFTNNGLEHWGSDTQGVEKTRNFMLEWLSFLCRYIPVGLLERARRRSTSPPFYMGRDYLESLMASQHVADWIKISEMLLGPVPKTFSFLPKHKANSYK, from the exons ATGGATTCTGCTGTGGAGGCTGAGAAAGGATGTGCATCTATTAAAGAACA GTTCCTCACCACTAAAGAGAAGTTCCATGAGTTTCTGGAGTCGGGCTGGCAGCGTCAGAAGGGTGGTGAGGTGGACAGAGACACAGAGGAGCCGTCAGGAGAACCGGAGCAGAAGAGGATGAAGCTGGACACTGATGATCTGCAAGATGGAGACAGAAAAGAGAAGAAGAGAATGAGAGGACAGAATAAATCCAGGCCGCACATGAAACCTAACAGTTATGAGGACAGAAGACTGTGCCCATCCATCAGTCAG GAGCGAGAAACCAAATGCGTTTACGGTGATAAATGTCGCTTCATCCACGACGTGGCGGAGTACATGTCCACTAAAGCCCAAGACCTGGGTGAACAGTGTTACCTGTACAACACCTTTGGCAAGTGTCATTACGGAGTGACGTGCCGGTTTGCTAAAGCTCATGTGAGTCCAGAGTTCAAGAATCTAGTCAATGAAGATCTTCATAAAAGCTTCACTGACAGAGTGATGGTCAGAAACCACCTGGATAAAGAGCTGCAGAAACGCCTGCGGAAGAAACAGGTATGTTTTAAGGGCACAGATGCGTACCTGAAGACCATCAACAAAGGAAAGAAACCGGACAACAAGAGCAGAGATGAGTGTCGAGATGTGAAAGCAGAAGAAACTCAGAGCTGCTCTGGAGATCCTTCTACTGGTCAAGAAACACAG AACTGTGCAGTTCCTCCTGTGAAGACTATGGGGCCGATAACCGATGCTGACATCATCAAACTGCGACCATGTGAAAAGAAGCAG GTGGATTTCAGAGACAAACTCTATCTGGCTCCTCTTACCACG TGTGGTAATCTTCCGTTCCGGCGCGTGTGTAAGCGGTTTGGCGCAGATATCACGTGTGGCGAAATGGCCATGTGCACGAATCTCCTGCAGGGTCAGTCGTCAGAGTGGGCGCTTCTCAAGAGACACGAGAGTGAAGATCTGTTCGGCGTTCAG TTGGAAGGTTGTTTTCCCGACACTATGACCAGGTGTGCCGAGCTGCTCAATCAAAACATTGATGTTGATTTTGTTGATATAAATTCCGGATGCCCCATTGATCTTGTTTACAAGAAG GGTGGTGGATGTGGCCTGATGACACGAACCAACAAATTTGAGCAGATAGTGAGAGGAATGAATTCA GTGCTGGACATTCCTTTAACCGTTAAGATCCGTACAGGAGTTCAGCAGAACTCTAATATCGCTCACAAACTGATTCCAGAACTGAAGAAATGGGGCGTGTCCCTCATTACG CTGCACGGCAGATCGCGTGAACAGCGCTACACAAAGCTGGCCGACTGGGACTACATCAACACCTGCTCAAAACTCGCCACTCCAGTACCGCTGTTCG GTAATGGGGACATTCTGTCTTATGAAGACGCCATGAAGGCCAGAGAGACGGGAGTATCAGGAATCATGCTGGCCAG AGGTGCTCTGATCAAGCCATGGCTCTTTACTGAGATTAAGGAGAGCAGACACTGGGACATCTCCTCCGGCGAGCGTTTGGACATCCTCCGAGACTTCACCAACAACGGCCTCGAGCACTGGGGCTCCGACACACAGGGTGTGGAAAAGACACGCAACTTCATGTTGGAGTGGCTCTCCTTCCTGTGCAG GTATATTCCGGTGGGTTTGTTGGAGAGAGCACGCAGAAGATCAACGAGCCCGCCGTTCTACATGGGTCGAGATTACTTGGAGTCTCTGATGGCCAGTCAACATGTG GCTGACTGGATTAAAATCAG TGAAATGCTGTTGGGACCGGTGCCCAAAACCTTCAGTTTTCTGCCCAAACACAAAGCCAACTCTTATAAATGA
- the LOC127620292 gene encoding LOW QUALITY PROTEIN: transcription termination factor 1, mitochondrial (The sequence of the model RefSeq protein was modified relative to this genomic sequence to represent the inferred CDS: deleted 1 base in 1 codon), whose product MAQRQILSLLWPVRRCGLQPVMSRPHCQNINTNSWFCSSRLMKSEPPPVHPENGSLLENLSSMGVDLTMARRRQPGVLRKLLTNEQGLAHFLKSKGADQETIASIISRFPRSITRSCQHLEERWQLWRNIFKSDSEVVGILSRSPESFFRSSDNENLEKNITFLRSLGMTPKDLHRLLTTAPRTFSNSVELNRNMVELLQGICMSLGGKDQEHFARTIISRNLYILIRSTNRVKANVDFLLSSLSLSNTEALVLLQSHGAQILDLSHESLKRNFKNLQWKIRSLGCSEAHFKKMILNYSLVLFISSELLNEKLHSLIDAGVHVLQIIQKPKVLDFSLVIIKQRLHDLNSLGYDFQKNGIAVLDSSKKRFHAKLERLGSPEE is encoded by the exons ATGGCACAGAGGCAGATTTTGTCTTTGCTGTGGCCCGTGAGGAGATGTGGACTTCAGCCGGTGATGTCCCGCCCTCATTGTCAGAATATCAACACAAACTCTTGGTTCTGCAGCTCCAGACTGATGAAATCTGAACCTCCTCCAGTTCACCCAGAGAATGGATCTCTTCTGGAGAATCTCTCCAGCATGGGCGTGGACCTGACCATGGCCCGCCGACGCCAGCCCGGCGTTCTCCGTAAACTCCTCACCAACGAACAAGGTCTCGCCCACTTCCTGAAGAGCAAAGGTGCCGACCAGGAGACCATCGCCAGCATCATCTCGCGATTCCCGCGATCAATCACCCGGTCCTGTCAGCACCTGGAGGAACGCTGGCAGCTGTGGAGGAACATCTTCAAGAGCGACAGCGAGGTCGTCGGAATTTTGTCGCGCTCGCCCGAGTCGTTCTTTCGTTCTAGTGACAACGAGAACCTGGAGAAGAATATCACTTTCTTGAGATCTTTGGGAATGACTCCTAAAGATCTGCACCGGCTGCTCACAACAGCACCACGGACGTTCTCCAACAGCGTCGAGCTCAACAGGAACATGGTGGAACTCCTGCAGGGCATTTGCATGAGTTTGGGTGGAAAAGACCAAGAACACTTCGCCAGAACCATCATCTCCAGGAACCTGTACATCCTCATCCGCAGCACCAACCGT GTCAAGGCGAACGTCGACTTCCTGTTGAGCTCGTTGAGTTTGAGTAACACGGAGGCGCTTGTTTTACTGCAGAGCCACGGCGCTCAGATTCTGGATCTCTCGCACGAGAGTCTGAAGAGGAATTTTAAGAACCTGCAGTGGAAGATTCGGTCCTTGGGCTGCAGCGAAGCACATTTCAAAAAGATGATCTTGAATTATTCCCTGGTGCTGTTCATCTCCTCCGAGCTGCTGAACGAGAAACTGCACTCTCTCATTGATGCTGGCGTTCACGTACTGCAGATCATACAGAAGCCGAAGGTTCTTGATTTCAGTCTCGTCATCATCAAACAGCGACTGCATGATCTCAACAGTCTGGGTTATGACTTTCAGAAGAACGGCATTGCTGTTTTAGATTCCAGTAAAAAACGCTTTCATGCTAAATTAGAGAGACTGGGCTCTCCGGAGGAGTAA